The following proteins come from a genomic window of Neofelis nebulosa isolate mNeoNeb1 chromosome 5, mNeoNeb1.pri, whole genome shotgun sequence:
- the CLDN14 gene encoding claudin-14 isoform X1 — MTHVPTQALLKEQGLRRAPERARQPATGAMASTAVQLLGFLLSFLGLVGTLITTILPHWRRTAHVGTNILTAVSYLKGLWMECVWHSTGIYQCQIYRSLLALPRDLQAARALMVISCLLSGVACACAVVGMKCTRCAKGTPAKTTFAVLGGALFILAGLLCLVAVSWTTNDVVQNFYNPLLPSGMKFEIGQALYLGFISSSLSLIGGTLLCLSCQDEGPSRPYQAQPRAATATAPAYRPPAAFKDNRAPSATSASLSGYRLNDYV; from the coding sequence GACTCCGGCGGGCGCCTGAGCGAGCCCGGCAGCCGGCCACCGGGGCCATGGCCAGCACGGCCGTGCAGCTGCTGGGCTTCCTGCTCAGCTTCCTGGGCCTGGTGGGCACGCTGATCACCACCATCCTGCCGCACTGGCGCCGCACGGCGCACGTGGGCACCAACATCCTGACGGCCGTGTCCTACCTGAAGGGGCTGTGGATGGAGTGCGTGTGGCACAGCACGGGCATCTACCAGTGCCAGATCTACCGCTCGCTGCTGGCGCTGCCCCGCGACCTGCAGGCGGCGCGCGCGCTCATGGTCATCTCCTGCCTGCTCTCGGGCGTGGCCTGCGCCTGCGCCGTGGTGGGCATGAAGTGCACGCGCTGCGCCAAGGGCACGCCCGCCAAGACCACGTTCGCCGTGCTGGGCGGCGCGCTCTTCATCCTGGCCGGCCTGCTCTGCCTGGTGGCGGTGTCCTGGACCACCAACGACGTGGTGCAGAACTTCTACAACCCGCTGCTGCCCAGCGGCATGAAGTTCGAGATCGGGCAGGCCCTGTACCTCGGCTTCATCTCCTCGTCCCTGTCGCTCATCGGCGGCACGCTGCTCTGCCTGTCCTGCCAGGACGAGGGGCCCTCCAGGCCCTaccaggcccagcccagggccgCGACGGCCACCGCGCCCGCCTACCGGCCCCCCGCCGCCTTCAAGGACAACCGGGCCCCCTCGGCCACCTCGGCCTCGCTCAGCGGGTACAGACTGAACGACTATGTGTGA
- the CLDN14 gene encoding claudin-14 isoform X2 encodes MASTAVQLLGFLLSFLGLVGTLITTILPHWRRTAHVGTNILTAVSYLKGLWMECVWHSTGIYQCQIYRSLLALPRDLQAARALMVISCLLSGVACACAVVGMKCTRCAKGTPAKTTFAVLGGALFILAGLLCLVAVSWTTNDVVQNFYNPLLPSGMKFEIGQALYLGFISSSLSLIGGTLLCLSCQDEGPSRPYQAQPRAATATAPAYRPPAAFKDNRAPSATSASLSGYRLNDYV; translated from the coding sequence ATGGCCAGCACGGCCGTGCAGCTGCTGGGCTTCCTGCTCAGCTTCCTGGGCCTGGTGGGCACGCTGATCACCACCATCCTGCCGCACTGGCGCCGCACGGCGCACGTGGGCACCAACATCCTGACGGCCGTGTCCTACCTGAAGGGGCTGTGGATGGAGTGCGTGTGGCACAGCACGGGCATCTACCAGTGCCAGATCTACCGCTCGCTGCTGGCGCTGCCCCGCGACCTGCAGGCGGCGCGCGCGCTCATGGTCATCTCCTGCCTGCTCTCGGGCGTGGCCTGCGCCTGCGCCGTGGTGGGCATGAAGTGCACGCGCTGCGCCAAGGGCACGCCCGCCAAGACCACGTTCGCCGTGCTGGGCGGCGCGCTCTTCATCCTGGCCGGCCTGCTCTGCCTGGTGGCGGTGTCCTGGACCACCAACGACGTGGTGCAGAACTTCTACAACCCGCTGCTGCCCAGCGGCATGAAGTTCGAGATCGGGCAGGCCCTGTACCTCGGCTTCATCTCCTCGTCCCTGTCGCTCATCGGCGGCACGCTGCTCTGCCTGTCCTGCCAGGACGAGGGGCCCTCCAGGCCCTaccaggcccagcccagggccgCGACGGCCACCGCGCCCGCCTACCGGCCCCCCGCCGCCTTCAAGGACAACCGGGCCCCCTCGGCCACCTCGGCCTCGCTCAGCGGGTACAGACTGAACGACTATGTGTGA